In Acidobacteriota bacterium, one genomic interval encodes:
- a CDS encoding metallophosphoesterase translates to MPSVRFLQFSDLHLDSSLTSGRLGFSPEKVRIRQQEMRSVLGAACQLATERGVDLVLVPGDLFDDESVSLDTVNFVIDHFGRLDPIPVVIAPGNHDFYSLGSPYNSELLAARRQRPWPGNVKIFTSGRWEVWHPPGLPPISITGMAHAAGAPLSDRLVAAGVPTDAAAPLKLLLFHGSRDNTDLPSGKLRTLPFSDAELVGQGFAYAAIGHYHEAANILEPGGRIVGAYAGCPAGRGLDETGPKSVLVGEISVEDATTRVSLERVRLDRRTIHVVEVPCTGLTHREAMLTRAEELIALRSAAPDDILFLRLTGRVSPGIDLRFPDAYLGDRFFHVAIDASRLRPAYDLDRYRRADLRTTEARFAREMLARLEACSDPAERRVIENALFYGLDALIQKEVAPRYEE, encoded by the coding sequence ATGCCGAGCGTTCGCTTCCTCCAATTCTCCGATCTTCACCTCGACTCATCCCTCACGTCGGGACGTCTCGGGTTCTCTCCCGAGAAGGTCCGGATCCGCCAGCAGGAGATGCGCTCGGTCCTGGGGGCCGCGTGCCAGCTCGCGACCGAGCGCGGCGTCGATCTCGTCCTCGTCCCCGGGGATCTCTTCGACGACGAATCGGTCAGCCTCGACACCGTGAACTTCGTGATCGACCATTTCGGCCGGCTCGATCCGATCCCCGTCGTCATCGCGCCGGGGAACCACGACTTCTACTCGCTCGGGAGCCCGTACAACAGCGAGCTCCTCGCCGCGCGAAGACAGCGCCCCTGGCCAGGGAACGTCAAGATCTTCACGTCGGGAAGATGGGAGGTCTGGCACCCGCCCGGTCTCCCGCCGATCTCGATCACCGGGATGGCGCACGCCGCCGGCGCGCCCCTCTCGGATCGCCTCGTCGCCGCCGGAGTGCCCACCGACGCCGCGGCCCCCCTGAAGCTCCTGCTCTTCCACGGCTCGCGAGACAACACGGATCTTCCCTCCGGAAAGCTCCGCACCCTCCCCTTCTCCGACGCGGAGCTCGTCGGTCAGGGGTTCGCCTACGCGGCGATCGGCCACTACCACGAAGCCGCGAACATCCTGGAGCCCGGCGGGCGGATCGTGGGCGCCTACGCGGGCTGTCCCGCGGGGCGCGGCCTCGACGAGACGGGGCCCAAGAGCGTGCTCGTCGGCGAGATCTCCGTCGAGGACGCGACGACCCGCGTCTCCCTCGAGCGCGTGAGACTGGACCGCCGGACGATTCACGTCGTCGAGGTCCCGTGCACCGGGCTGACGCACCGCGAGGCGATGCTGACGCGGGCCGAGGAGCTGATCGCCCTGCGGAGCGCCGCCCCCGACGACATCCTCTTTCTGCGCCTCACCGGGCGGGTTTCCCCCGGGATCGACCTCAGGTTCCCCGACGCGTACCTCGGCGACCGGTTCTTCCACGTCGCCATCGACGCGTCGCGCCTGAGGCCGGCCTACGACCTGGATCGTTACCGTCGCGCGGATCTCCGGACGACGGAAGCGCGCTTCGCCCGCGAGATGCTGGCGCGCCTCGAGGCCTGCTCGGATCCGGCGGAGCGGCGCGTGATCGAGAACGCGCTCTTCTACGGGCTCGACGCGCTGATCCAGAAGGAGGTCGCCCCCCGCTATGAAGAGTGA
- a CDS encoding tetratricopeptide repeat protein, producing MKRSLAILLPILAVALYASIARVPEGELAVARKDGAAQVLGPGWHLRVPFAAPLTKYPSRPSAAADSTLLTFRDGTSYAAGFDIAGRIDAAGALAFDAAARDAGTQALFTSVGTAALAAAAAKAPPVDLASGALQTAASALAARALGPRGVTEVSIKIKALAAPECLKLAQALAGDHLAGLVRDTASALAAAPRAGWEAYTAMGLVLESEKDVHGAEKEYLDALTLSPGALPPMAQLVAIYSAVGEFSKLDRLLEAGIQAQPSSIQHLGWYAMSLLRQKRLTESEKMIVRALAIEPANVLLLNNLGGVQMQQGHTAEAIATFRKAAAAKPGDRQSAYNLGVALCADGKDSDGLPFLLEAEGAGAPAPVLLDAIARAYRKTGDTRRAREYEGRASSARRAPAPHA from the coding sequence ATGAAGCGCAGCCTCGCGATTCTCCTCCCGATCCTCGCCGTCGCTCTCTACGCATCGATCGCCCGGGTTCCCGAGGGGGAGCTGGCCGTGGCGCGGAAGGATGGCGCCGCTCAGGTGCTCGGCCCCGGATGGCACCTTCGCGTTCCGTTCGCGGCGCCGCTCACGAAGTATCCGTCCCGGCCATCCGCCGCCGCGGACTCGACGCTACTCACCTTCCGCGACGGAACATCGTACGCGGCCGGATTCGACATTGCGGGGCGGATCGACGCGGCCGGGGCGCTCGCGTTCGACGCGGCCGCCCGCGACGCGGGGACGCAGGCACTTTTCACGTCCGTCGGAACCGCCGCGCTCGCGGCCGCCGCGGCGAAGGCCCCGCCCGTCGACCTGGCGTCGGGAGCGCTTCAAACGGCCGCCTCGGCCCTGGCGGCGCGCGCGCTCGGGCCGCGCGGCGTCACCGAAGTATCCATCAAGATCAAGGCGCTGGCCGCCCCCGAGTGCCTGAAGCTCGCGCAGGCGCTCGCCGGAGATCACCTCGCCGGGCTCGTCCGCGACACGGCCTCCGCCCTCGCCGCCGCGCCGCGAGCCGGCTGGGAGGCCTACACGGCGATGGGCCTCGTCCTCGAATCCGAGAAGGACGTTCACGGCGCCGAGAAGGAGTATCTCGACGCCCTGACCCTCAGCCCGGGCGCCCTGCCCCCCATGGCGCAGCTCGTCGCGATCTACTCGGCCGTCGGCGAGTTCTCGAAGCTCGATCGGCTGCTGGAGGCCGGAATCCAGGCTCAGCCGTCGAGCATCCAGCACCTCGGGTGGTACGCGATGTCGCTGCTGAGGCAGAAGAGGCTCACCGAGTCGGAAAAGATGATCGTCCGGGCCCTCGCGATCGAGCCCGCGAACGTCCTGCTCCTGAACAATCTCGGCGGCGTGCAGATGCAGCAGGGACACACGGCGGAGGCGATCGCGACCTTCCGGAAGGCCGCCGCGGCAAAGCCCGGCGACCGGCAGAGCGCCTACAACCTGGGCGTCGCTCTCTGCGCCGACGGCAAGGACTCCGACGGTCTTCCGTTCCTCCTCGAGGCCGAGGGGGCGGGGGCGCCCGCCCCCGTGCTCCTCGACGCCATCGCGCGCGCCTACAGGAAGACCGGGGACACGCGGCGCGCACGGGAGTACGAGGGGCGAGCCTCCTCGGCGCGCAGGGCTCCCGCGCCTCACGCCTGA